In the genome of Bacteroidia bacterium, the window GTTAAGAAAGCTGAGTGTGGTGCATTGAGAATAAATTGCTTTAGGACTTAAAGCCGCAGCGCTACGATAAAAAAACGATAATCCAATAACCAGTTTTGCTAGGCAGGTTACAACTGCGCCCTCCCGCTGGTTCAGGTTTGCAACCTGAACCACTGAGAAATCGGTCTGTGACCGATAAAGACCAATTCTTGGGTATGATAGTAACCTTGCTTTAATTAATTGTCCCAATTTAAACTTAATCTAACCGTGTTTATTTGGGAAGAATAGTAGGAGTAGTTAGCACTTGGGTAACAGGCGTTTTCGGCTACTGATACTTTGAAAGCCAACAGTATCTAAGCTAAACCCGGTTGAGCCAAATAGCTTTGCCCCTTGCCACAACCTGAAAAATTGAATAAAATTCGCCGGGCAAACTATGGGCGAAGACGGGGATATCGATTTTTCGGGTCACTGAAGATTGTTTTCAAATAAAATTACACAGCAGAATTTGTCTATTTTTAGCCTCTGTTTGGGAAGGAATGCTGTTTAATACCCTGCAATTTTTTGTGTTTTTTGTTGTGGTAACGCTGATGTACTTTTTGGTGCATCAACGGTGGCGATGGTTGCTGCTATTGCTTGCCAGTTGCTATTTTTATATGGCATTTGTACCGGTTTATATCCTGATTTTGGGCGGTACTATTGTGGTAGATTATATAGCCGGTATTCTGATTGAAAATGCTAAAGGACCTCGACGCAAATTATTTCTGCTAATGAGCCTTTTGGCTAATGGCGGCGTGCTGGCTGTGTTTAAATACTACCATTTTCTAAACGAAATCCTCACCGAAATCCTTGCCGGAATCCATCAATCAAACCCACTTCCTGCACTGAAAATGCTGCTGCCTATCGGACTTTCTTTCCACACCTTCCAAGCCATTAGCTACACCATTGAAGTGTACCGGGGAAAACAAAAAGCCGAACGACATTTTGGAATTTATGCCTTGTATGTAATGTTTTACCCTCAATTGGTAGCCGGACCTATTGAGAGACCTCAAAACCTGATACATCAATTTTACGAAACTCACCGCTTTGATTATCAGCGATTTAAAAGCGGAATCGGCTTGATGCTTTGGGGATTATTTAAAAAAGTGGTTATTGCCGACCGACTTTCTATGGCTGTGGATGCAGGTTTTGCTAATCCCCATCTACAAGGTAGCGAGGCCATTTGGATAGCCGTTTTCTTTTATGCATTTCAAATCTATTGCGACTTTTCAGGCTATTCAGATATAGCCATAGGTGCAGCCCGAATAATGGGTTTTGACCTGATGCTGAATTTTAATGCTCCCTATTTTTCACCATCCATTCCTGAATTTTGGAGGCGTTGGCATATTTCGCTCTCTACCTGGTTCAAAGACTATGTGTATGTTCCGTTGGGCGGTAATCGAACCCATACGTTACGTTGGATGGCCAACCTGCTTTTGGTTTTTTTACTCAGCGGTTTATGG includes:
- a CDS encoding MBOAT family protein; the protein is MLFNTLQFFVFFVVVTLMYFLVHQRWRWLLLLLASCYFYMAFVPVYILILGGTIVVDYIAGILIENAKGPRRKLFLLMSLLANGGVLAVFKYYHFLNEILTEILAGIHQSNPLPALKMLLPIGLSFHTFQAISYTIEVYRGKQKAERHFGIYALYVMFYPQLVAGPIERPQNLIHQFYETHRFDYQRFKSGIGLMLWGLFKKVVIADRLSMAVDAGFANPHLQGSEAIWIAVFFYAFQIYCDFSGYSDIAIGAARIMGFDLMLNFNAPYFSPSIPEFWRRWHISLSTWFKDYVYVPLGGNRTHTLRWMANLLLVFLLSGLWHGANVTFLIWGGVHGVLVISYSLFRKQFPEPTNPTFWNQFSQTILTFFAVMLAWVLFRAPSLQVALEIYKKLFLFNAGGMAGLGLNNTELVFSFILIALLMAKDKYLPNPHFKTETGFWAFHLILAFCCYLFGVFNLTQFIYFQF